AGATCAAGCACATAATAGTGCTCCTTTAAATAATCTTTCCCAGAATTCTAATATTGATGATGAACGCTCTATCCTATGAGAGATGATTAGGCTAGAACCCCGTCTGATCCGGATTTCTCTTCCTACAACTAGTCCTTGCTAATGTGATAAGGCGAATATTCATTCTTAAGCTAGTCTTATAGGATATACCAAAACTTTAATGCTTAGAAGATCTCGAGTTGAAGTTAACAATTAATTGATTTACAGCGAGTAACAATGTTTTACATGATTTTAAAGAGGATGCTCATCACGGCCTGATAAGGGCTGCTAGCCAGAGGAGAAATACATAGCTTATAAAAATATCTCTATAAAAATAATTCTATCTAATATCTTTCAATATCTCTTCAGCTGCTTTCCTACCTGAAAGTAGCATACTACTAAATATAGGTCCCATTCTGTGGAGATGTTTTAGAGCTGCGACAGCCATTCCAGCCACATAAAGTCCTTCAACAACTTTGCCAGTCATTTCAACTACTTTCAGCTCACCTAATTCTGAATAGGCGGATCTCTCACCGGGTACTCTAATACCTACAGATGGGTTCTTCTTTTCAAGTATTCTGAGAATTTCGGCATCATGTCCTGTAGCATCTACCACAGCTTTAGAGTGGATAAAGAGAGGATCTACATGAAGTCCTGCCAGAGATACAGCACTCCACTGTACTACTACTCCTTCAACTCTAAATGGCTCTTCACGAACTATTAGATCTTCGACCGTGACTCCATGTATTATCTTAGCTCCAGCATCTATAGC
The DNA window shown above is from Sulfolobales archaeon and carries:
- a CDS encoding sulfide-dependent adenosine diphosphate thiazole synthase codes for the protein MESLESRISKAIWKATADDWLKLVNTDVVIVGAGPSGLTAARYLASSGLKTLVLEKRLSFGGGIGGGGMLLHKIVVDVRALPILKEFNIRYEYMSEYDLYVLDSSELMAKLAVGAIDAGAKIIHGVTVEDLIVREEPFRVEGVVVQWSAVSLAGLHVDPLFIHSKAVVDATGHDAEILRILEKKNPSVGIRVPGERSAYSELGELKVVEMTGKVVEGLYVAGMAVAALKHLHRMGPIFSSMLLSGRKAAEEILKDIR